One region of Vidua macroura isolate BioBank_ID:100142 chromosome 21, ASM2450914v1, whole genome shotgun sequence genomic DNA includes:
- the EGFL7 gene encoding epidermal growth factor-like protein 7: MWSLSCLLWGLLLILSTTSMEGFAQAGRRVCSAAGPPSRLSAHAESHVQPVYQPYLTTCQGHRLCSTYRTIYRVAYRQRYRQLPQPTGSCCPGWSRANGHTLGCNRALCWEPCQNGGSCAFPGRCSCPPGWTGRACQTDVDECASQSHGCSQLCINTAGSFHCACQDGFSLAADDKGCQPLVPAPAPDTSSQAGPSSEMKEEMKDLRSRVEALEEKLQLVLAPFHNLMPPEDVGADPISRLSHSLQQLDRIDSLSEQISFLEERLETCSCKNEL, translated from the exons ATGTGGAGcctcagctgcctcctctggggactcctcctcatcctcagcaCCACCAGCATGGAGGGATTTGCCCAGGCAGG CCGCAGGGTGTGCTCAGCCGCGGGGCCGCCGAGCCGCCTGAGCGCCCACGCCGAGTCCCACGTGCAGCCCGTGTACCAGCCCTACCTCACCACCTGCCAGGGCCACCGCCTCTGCAGCACCTACAG GACCATCTACAGGGTTGCCTACAGGCAGAGGTAcaggcagctgccccagcccacgGGCTCGTGctgtcctggctggagcagagcaaacGGGCACACGCTCGGCTGTAACAGAG ctctctgctgggaGCCGTGCCAGAACGGCGGGAGCTGCGCCTTCCCCGGGAGATGCTCCTGCCCCCCCGGCTGGACGGGGCGAGCCTGCCAGACAG ACGTGGATGAATGTGCCAGCCAGAGCCACGggtgcagccagctctgcatcAACACAGCCGGGAGCTTCCACTGCGCCTGCCAGGACGGCTTCAGCCTTGCTGCCGATGACAAGGGCTGCCAGCCCCTGGTGCCAGCGCCTGCGCCAGACACCTCCAGCCAAGCAG GTCCCTCCAGTGAaatgaaggaagaaatgaaGGACCTGAGGAGCAGAGTGGAAGCGCTGGAGGAG aaGCTCCAGCTGGTGCTGGCCCCCTTCCACAACCTGATGCCACCAGAGGATGTCGGTGCAGACCCCATCAGCCGCCTGTCCCactccctccagcagctggacagGATCGACTCCCTGAGCGAGCAGATCTCTTTCCTGGAGGAGCGGCTGGAGACCT GTTCCTGCAAGAATGAACTCTAG